The following are encoded together in the Brassica napus cultivar Da-Ae chromosome A9, Da-Ae, whole genome shotgun sequence genome:
- the LOC106365890 gene encoding probable glycosyltransferase At5g03795, whose translation MSYVFPWLWKVESRRLLWLLGLTFALIVTFQYVELPYSISSLFSSTKMPVSRNSTSLIGDRKHHNYHNLPPPMVPSFSQNNATLVDDSDKEVEVDKIFDKEAAFQPSLPTSNWSPVKENATAPAASVEAPAALPGLRPSPVKDNATVHLPSAKAPAALPGLNHSPLKQNATLPTTSKVHDKNSTKEDVGDASPVVRFVPDIKENAKTTDSGVMSIYEMSKQLRRNRISNNRLAKKPKWVTKPDLELLQAKHEIENAPIDDKDPILYAPLYHNVSIFKRSYEMMEKMLKVYVYKEGDKPIMHTPRLGGIYSSEGWFMKLIESNNKYVTKDATKAHLFYLPFSSQMLEETLYVKDSHSHRNLIKYLKGYIDFISIKYPFWNRTSGADHFLAACHDWAPSETRKHFSNSIRALCNSDVKEGFVFGKDTSLPETYVRDPKKPLSNIGGKSASKRPTLAFFAGQPDHGYVRPILLSYWANNKDPDLKIFGKLPRSKGNKNYRQFMKTSKYCICAKGYEVNSPRVVEAIFYDCVPVIISDNFVPPFFEALKWESFAVFVLEKDIPNLKKILMSISERRYKQLQMRVKRVQKHFLWHVKPEKYDMFHMILHSIWFNRVFQISV comes from the exons ATGAGTTATGTATTTCCATGGCTATGGAAGGTAGAAAGCAGACGGCTTCTATGGCTATTGGGACTCACATTTGCTCTCATTGTCACCTTCCAATACGTCGAGCTACCATACTCTAtctcctctctcttctcttccacCAAGATGCCCGTTTCAAGAAACTCAACTTCACTTATAGGAGACCGTAAGCATCATAATTATCATAACTTGCCTCCACCAATGGTACCGAGCTTCTCCCAAAATAATGCTACTTTGGTAGATGATTCTGACAAAGAAGTTGAGGTTGATAAGATATTTGACAAAGAAGCTGCATTCCAGCCTTCATTACCTACTTCAAATTGGTCCCCAGTAAAGGAAAACGCAACCGCCCCTGCCGCTAGTGTAGAGGCACCAGCTGCATTACCTGGTTTAAGACCGTCTCCGGTTAAGGATAACGCAACAGTACATTTGCCTAGTGCGAAGGCCCCAGCTGCTTTACCTGGTTTAAACCACTCTCCTTTAAAGCAAAACGCTACACTACCTACAACTAGCAAAGTACATGACAAGAATTCAACtaaagaagatgttggtgatgctTCTCCTGTTGTGAGATTTGTACCTGACATAAAGGAGAACGCAAAAACGACTGATTCAGGAGTGATGTCCATATATGAGATGAGCAAGCAGCTGCGTCGAAACCGTATTTCTAATAATCGTCTTGCGAAG AAACCAAAATGGGTTACTAAACCTGACCTAGAGCTTTTACAAGCAAAACATGAGATTGAGAATGCACCAATTGATGACAAAGATCCTATCCTCTACGCTCCTCTTTATCACAATGTTTCCATCTTCAAACG GAGCTATGAGATGATGGAGAAGATGTTGAAGGTTTATGTATACAAAGAAGGAGATAAACCTATAATGCACACTCCAAGACTCGGAGGGATATATTCATCCGAAGGCTGGTTCATGAAACTTATTGAATCTAACAACAAATATGTCACAAAGGACGCTACAAAAGCTCATCTTTTCTACTTACCATTCAGTTCCCAGATGCTCGAGGAGACACTATATGTAAAGGACTCACATAGTCACCGCAACCTCATTAAGTATCTCAAAGGTTATATTGACTTCATTTCCATAAAATATCCTTTTTGGAATCGAACTTCTGGAGCTGATCATTTCCTTGCCGCCTGCCATGACTGG GCTCCATCGGAGACGAGGAAGCATTTTTCTAACAGTATAAGGGCGTTGTGCAACTCAGATGTTAAAGAAGGCTTTGTCTTTGGAAAGGACACATCTCTACCCGAGACATACGTTAGAGATCCCAAAAAACCACTAAGTAACATCGGTGGCAAGTCTGCGTCCAAAAGGCCAACACTAGCTTTCTTTGCTGGACAACCCGATCACGGGTACGTTAGGCCAATACTACTCTCTTACTGGGCTAACAACAAAGATCCTGActtgaaaatatttgggaaGCTTCCAAGGTCTAAAGGAAACAAGAACTATCGTCAGTTCATGAAGACGAGCAAGTATTGTATTTGCGCTAAAGGGTATGAAGTGAACAGTCCTAGGGTGGTGGAGGCTATTTTCTATGATTGTGTTCCAGTCATCATATCTGATAACTTTGTGCCACCTTTCTTCGAGGCTTTGAAGTGGGAGTCGTTTGCGGTTTTTGTGTTGGAGAAAGATATACCCAACTTGAAGAAGATTTTGATGTCTATATCGGAACGTAGGTACAAGCAACTGCAgatgagagtgaagagagtgcaGAAGCATTTTTTGTGGCATGTGAAGCCTGAGAAGTATGATATGTTTCACATGATTCTTCATTCGATTTGGTTTAACCGAGTTTTTCAAATTTCAGTTTAG